The Glandiceps talaboti chromosome 9, keGlaTala1.1, whole genome shotgun sequence genome window below encodes:
- the LOC144440159 gene encoding uncharacterized protein LOC144440159: MRKNIKAMKLCALWSLIFCVSTFVFYDYSLDMRYKFFVAWFGLDNVLLGGTGWINGTLQPHDHYVIPNTAHFVWFNCRPFTMIHMLSLASVYQVMKPDKIFFYTDCEPEGEYWNQVSLIPQLEVKYMAGPTEVNGKPLNKNWPEHMSDIARLRILLREGGVYFDTDIFVVNPLDPLRKYDYVAGREDGYLLSGAVMMASKDSQFLKEFYKSYEETYRDYCYNCNAIVDHHNLAEKFPHLIHIENYSMHRPDNINWKTLFYRKFDWQNGHYTFHIWKDSLKLWSWIGAPRQKDGNYIREFNLQNIRELDSAFGEMSRFIYYGTKDIIPLNIDPPEPWWTELKKRKSESKIKIDG, translated from the coding sequence ATGAGAAAGAATATAAAAGCTATGAAATTATGTGCACTGTGGAGTCTTATATTCTGTGTATCAACGTTCGTATTCTATGACTACAGTCTTGACATGCGATACAAATTTTTCGTTGCCTGGTTTGGTTTGGACAATGTTTTACTTGGAGGTACAGGTTGGATAAATGGGACTTTACAGCCCCACGATCACTACGTAATTCCAAATACAGCCCACTTCGTCTGGTTTAACTGTCGTCCTTTCACTATGATCCATATGCTTAGTCTGGCCAGCGTCTACCAAGTCATGAAACCTGATAAAATATTCTTTTACACCGATTGCGAACCTGAAGGTGAGTATTGGAACCAGGTCTCACTAATACCACAACTAGAAGTGAAGTACATGGCAGGTCCTACAGAAGTCAATGGTAAGCCACTGAACAAAAATTGGCCTGAGCATATGTCAGATATTGCAAGACTACGAATACTTCTTCGAGAAGGGGGCGTTTACTTCGATACGGACATATTCGTGGTCAACCCTCTAGACCCTTTACGAAAGTACGACTACGTCGCTGGTCGTGAAGACGGCTATCTGCTTAGTGGTGCTGTGATGATGGCGAGCAAAGACTCCCAATTTTTGAAAGAATTCTACAAAAGTTATGAAGAGACATACAGAGACTATTGTTATAATTGCAACGCCATCGTAGATCATCACAACTTGGCTGAGAAATTCCCTCATTTGATTCACATCGAAAACTACAGCATGCATCGACCGGACAATATTAACTGGAAAACTctgttttacagaaaatttgATTGGCAGAACGGACACTACACTTTTCATATCTGGAAGGACTCGTTGAAACTCTGGAGTTGGATAGGAGCACCCCGACAAAAGGACGGAAATTATATTCGAGAGTTTAACCTACAAAACATTAGAGAACTTGATTCAGCTTTTGGTGAAATGTCTCGATTTATTTACTATGGCACGAAAGATATCATTCCTTTAAATATCGATCCACCTGAACCTTGGTGGACTGagctgaaaaaaagaaaatctgaGTCAAAGATAAAGATAGATGGATAA